In Euphorbia lathyris chromosome 10, ddEupLath1.1, whole genome shotgun sequence, the DNA window CTACGACTCGAACTCGTGACCTCTCgagtcacacggcaacaacgtttaccATTGGGCTCGCAACGTTTAACCCATAGATATTCTACATTGGTGACCAACAACAAATCTACCCACATTATATTGAAATTCAAAGACAACAGAACACAACATATTGAAATTCATAGACAACAGAAGGCTGATAGTATCATCAGCCAAGAATCAAAATCACACTAGACTTGCAACACAACATCAGGAAACAggacatgcttcaacaattttcaaAATCATTGACACACAGCTGCAAGATTCAATACTGAAAACATCAACAATAGAGTAGTATTAATCCTCTAACGAATTACAGTTTCATCAAATTCCATAGTCGAATGTAAACTACCAATACAGTTGCACTACTTCTGCTAGAGTTGAATATACAACCATCCTAGGCATCCAGTCACAGGGCAGATAATTGAATTCAAAACGAGGGTTGTCAAGTTATTATACAACTCGATTTACAAAGACAGCCGCACTTGAAACGGTCCGTATAACATCATCATCATGCTTGTTGCATTTTTATCACATATAATCATTTGGAATATATAGCACAAAACACTATTATGACACAACCCTTTTGACATAATTGtcatttttgttgcatttatatTACATATAATCATTTGGAATAAATAGCACAACCATTTTTGACACTCCTATACATTACCCAAAATATCAATCCAATGCTCAATTCGAATTCAAACAACATATTGTACGATGAATCTCTTATTAACCATCATCCAATTAACATTTTCATATTGAAAACACAAAACTCAAATGGCATACAGTCATTCATTTATATGTATCAACATTGCAAATAGGGAGTTAAAATATATACCCAAGTAAGGAAACTTCAAACACCTATCATAAAATGAATCTGTAGTTGACTAAATCTctaattaaaatcaattagtAGCCAAAAATTCAACTATGAAAACAGCGAAAAGGTAATGCAATTACCAGTATCATAAATGACAATAAACAATATCTGAGCTAACAAAATCAAGAACAATCACTCTATTGCATAAGTAAATGACTTATAAGAATTAAAATCCAAGCATTACCCAAAACTAACATGATAAACCTTACATCTCCTTGCTAAATTGCAGTAATCCACACACCAAAAAGAAACCAGAATTTGGAGATTGAACTAAATTAACTTGTTTAACATTTCAAAACTGATaataaacataagaaaatgaaAAGGAAAGACAGGTACACAtattttttctgaaattaatcaaGAGGAATCTCAACATCACCATCAGCAATCTCCTGCTGGAGATCTTTAGGGTTCTTTCCATCAACAGTACATCCAACGGAGACACAAGTACCTAAAATCTCCTTCACACTACCGCTTAAATCCTTAGCCATTGATCGGGGCCTCATAATCTTAGCAATTTCTATCACATCATCCAGCGATATGTTACCTGAGTGCTTAATGTTCTTCGTCTTCTTTCTGTCACGCTCAGGCTCCTTCAACGCCTTAATGACAAGAGCAGCGGCGGAGGGAACCACCGAGACCTTGGCTTGACGGTTCTGGACGGTGAGCTTAACGGTGACACGCAAGCCCTTCCAATCCTTGGCAGTTTCCTTGGCAATATCTTCACCGATTTTCTTCGGAGAAAGACCGAGAGGACCGATCTTCGGAGCAAGAGATGAAGCTGCTCCGACCTCTCCTCCGGTGACACGGACGTAGACGTCCACCACCTGACTTGGATCGAACTTTGGCGGCATGgtttaaaatgaaaaagagaaGCGACTGTACTGAGATCGGAGAAGGAGGCGGGGGAAAAAGAGGCGCAGCAAAATAGATGGAGTGAGAATTTATTAACATATAAGGTAAGAGAGTTTAGGGTTTAGCACATCTATGTCAAATTACAGTCTTCTCCTCAGGGTTTTTGGATGGGCTATTTTGGGTTATTGGGATCTTTTGGGCCAAAATTCTCGTTTGGATTTTGGTCTATTGATCTTCGGATCTTCCATTGAACCCATTAAgttttttctcttattttcgGGATGTTAATTTCGTGTTATCCCAGTTATTTGGATTTTGGTCCAGTGATCTTGGGATCCTTCATTTGAACCCATtaagctttttctcttttttgggCTTTTTTTACAATTAggtataaaattataactattatattatCAAAAAAGTAATTCTAAAtatgttaattttttatttctagttCTGTTCGTGGTGAGTGGGTCTATCCACCACCGTTTATTATTGATGTGTTATCTTctgatttaaattaataaaagttgttgtttgtttaaaaaaaaaaaaaatatgttaattttttatctattacaaataaaatatagttttataatCTAGTTTTAAAAATTTGTAATCCAATTCGTAAATCctctaaaatatatattttagactcatagtttataaattttagtcctttaaatatattaaaaatgatgatttacttagtttgacataattcaaattattacttgatatagTTATAGTcctttaaatatattaaaaatgatgatttatttagtttgacataattcaaattattactTCATATATAGTTATAgatcatttttaaaaaatgaatttctatgtaaatttccccttttggattttttatcacattaagCTCGTGCTCACCAAATTACTTAAATGTGAATATCTGATTCAGTTAAATGAGCAATACCTGTTTCATCTGTgtctgaaattatatttttcacAATTCGAAATAAGGTTTTTACAATTTGTCTATAGTCATAtcatacatataaaaaaaattgtttaaaatacaaatttcaaacGCATATGAAATTAATAACTTTTTGTTAACTAAGTTTTAAAAGTTACCCTTTTATGGTTATAATGACTtgggtgctgtttgataaaactgaaaattaagtgctgaaaaaataagaactaaattttaagtgttgatgatgagggcatcttggtCTACGCGGAGCGTAAAATAGAACACGCGGGACGTGAATCCGAGGCCACCGAGAAAAGGGGAAGACACGCGGAAGGGAGGTCACTAAGGCATTCCACGCAGAGCGTGGATCAAACCTTCAAGAGAACCAGTTCCAAGAGGtcatgtacgcggggcgtacccccaaGGACGCGGAGCGTGCTTCCTCATACGCGGGCGCAGATCAAGCATAGGGAACGAGTTCTACTCAGGAGGtccactacgcggggcgtagcactagagacgccacgcgtaaacccCATCAACAAGACGCGCCAGGATCAGGAGTTGCACCACGTCGGGCGTAGCCAGGCCTACGTGGGGCGTGTCCCGGCTGTAGGATACTTCTTCACCAAGTTCTTCATGCTTGGGACCACTCCTGaattacacctttgccactccctaattgtaactctaccactccttatttacaaccatgccacccctttaccattaacccaatttaccctTTTGCTTTGTATTCTAATTAGTTAGATAATTTACCCTTTTGTAAattggcaattaggtttttgagatgatataaattcatctatttctctttgtaatgttttaactttttatcaatcaaatattaaacttcttcaagaagcttgttaaggttttcaccttcaacaacggggatttcatattcctatggatttagtccatgaaacttgggattcactccttctagtttagctagagaagaacatctttgttagtttacgattaaaactaacatgtCACGAATTCAaataaaaccgatctgtatcagttggtatcagagccgatccttttccttgaacggagacttctttcgactatggttcaaccaagTTTATCTCATGGATCCGGAGAAACCGCCATCAAGAGGGGAGAGAGTTTTGCATCTTGGAGTAAAGGGTTTGAAGAGAGGTTTAGGGAAAGTAGCCGGAAGAGCGATGAGTCTTTGAGGAGACTTCTATCCACTTGTGAAGATCTTCGCCTAGAGATCCGAAAGCTTTCCCAACCAACCATGGAGGTTCCTCCTAAAGATCCATCAACAATCTTTTCTCCATCACAAATTGTAAAGGTAAATCTCAAACTCCCAATTTCTAATATTGAAGTTGTGGTTAGTCCTATTGGTAGGAAGAAATTGGATGTTTGTGATATTGTTTGTGATATTGTTTGTGATATTGTTTGTGATGTTGAAGGGGATTTAGATTCTTCTTGTGGATTTGTTGAAAATGAAATTGTGGAGGAGGATTGATGCTCCTCCCGTaaagaaggctcactaagggataagtgtaccccatcgttatcaagtaataaaatctggaaagtccaggtatcgaatccacaggatttatttactacaagtatcgagctagttggtctcaggtgttatctaggctgtgtgggttttgagttggttttgtttaagttaatctactcctagttgaattatgctacctctagctaagttatactaattcgagctaagttattctactcctaattaagttattctactcctaggtgatctttcactaatgaaattatccgaaggaacatggtatgaacaataatgatgaaaatatattattaggtcaatagattaaaaacctaatctaagtcacttgtattcaaggcgattaaccctacttaccctcctgaagtccctagtgcgtgattcccttgtaaggccgaaactaggtctaaggctcaacaatttgggcttaatcaactaagaggttgtcaatctcctaggctctgactaggtcagattcagctcacaatatgtgcctactagattttggggcttttgaatgagttaaaccaattgaataaagcgtaagataaagattaaataaatgaatcatagaacaaaataagagctaaaatatcattaaaggcGAATAATATTGtcacgggatacaattagcctaggattcatagactgtatcaaagggtacaaacatAGTAAAATAAAAggtgatacgaaaatccctttcagggaacctgtctaccctgcagccggcttcctaggtcttaaggacgggaTAGTGGCCAAGTTAGTGAAGAGGCGACTCAAGAAGCCGCAAGATTGTTAACCCAAGACGAAGAAGGAGTTGACACAAGTGTGCTAGGGGTCACGATGAAGTGGGTTGACATGTGTCGTTGGGACATCCCATTTG includes these proteins:
- the LOC136209857 gene encoding large ribosomal subunit protein uL11 encodes the protein MPPKFDPSQVVDVYVRVTGGEVGAASSLAPKIGPLGLSPKKIGEDIAKETAKDWKGLRVTVKLTVQNRQAKVSVVPSAAALVIKALKEPERDRKKTKNIKHSGNISLDDVIEIAKIMRPRSMAKDLSGSVKEILGTCVSVGCTVDGKNPKDLQQEIADGDVEIPLD